The DNA window CCGTCCTGTCCTGTGGGCGCTCGCTCATCGAAAGGCCGTTCGTTTTGCGGAGAGACGTTGTGGGAGAAGGCGGCCGGACGGGGATCCCAACCGCTGCCGGGCATGCCGCCGCCACCGAATGCGAACCCGGCAGGTCCGAAGGCGAAGGGGGCCGCAGCCGCCATCCCCTGCCCCATCATCTGGAACATCCGGGCCATCATGTCCGCCATCTCAGGATCGGTGGCGCCCGCCGTCCATTGGTCCTGCCACAGGTCCAGGTAGCGGCGCGCCAGCGATTCATAGGAAGGCGGATCGGAGGGGGGGTCTGGTTGCGACGGGTCGGCCATGGGCGGATTATAAGGGCTGCAAGGGTGGATTGACCAGCGCGGCATGGCTCCCCACCTGTCCTTCCGGGTATCGTCGGAGGCTGTCCGGGTGCGTCTCTCCTCGCCGTCCGTGCCGCGCTTCGCACCGCAACCGCGGCGCTATGCCGCGGCGCAACGCTGGACAAATTGCTATCCCTTCGAGTAGTCCTAAGGACGGAACAATTTCCGCCGCAATGTCCCCGTATTCTGGAACATGATGGTTCTGGAATGTGTCCCTTCTTGAAAGAGTCCGCGATGGCCGACAAGGAAGACCAGAAGTCCGCTCCGATCACGATCAAGAAGTACGCCAACCGGCGGCTCTACAACACCGCCACCAGCAGCTATGTCACGCTGGACCATCTCTGCCAGATGGTGAAGGACGGGCTGGACTTCGTGGTCTATGACGCCAAGACGGGGGAGGACATCACCCGCTCCGTCCTGACCCAGATCATCGTGGAGGAGGAGAGCAAGGGCCAGAACCTGCTGCCCATCAGCTTCCTGCGCCAGCTGATCGGCTTCTACGGCGACAACATGCAGTCGGTCGTGCCGCGCTATCTGGAATATTCGATGCAGGCCTTCTCCCGCAATCAGGAGCAGATGCGCGACTATTTCCAGAACACGCTGGGCGGCATGTTCCCGTTCGGCCGCCTGGACGAGGTCAGCAAGCAGAACATGGCGATGTTCGAACGGGCCATGCGGATGTTCACGCCCTTCGGCGTCGCCGGCGCTTCGGACGACGTCGCCGGCCAGCGTCCGGCCGCCCAGCCCGGACCCGCCCCCACCGCTCCGGCGGCCGGCGCCACCTTCGACGAGCTGCAGAAGCAGATCGACGAACTGCAGAAGCAGATCGCCAGCATCGCCAAGCCGGCAGGCAAGACGGACGCGAAGTAACCGGTCCTCATAAGGTTCCGAATGACGGTCAGCACGGAAGGCGGGGGCATACCCCGCCTTTTTCATTGCGCCGGCCGGATCGGGCGCGCAGGCTTTGGCCCGCGCATGAATTGAATCGCGCATGGATCGGATCGCGCAGAATCGAACTCGATTCGAAGCGTGACTCCGATCGCCGAACTCCAGAGGGCGCCTTCTCGTCCACGGCGCCGGTCCGGCGGCTTTGCCGCGTGGGTTCGGCCCGTCCAACCGTCAGGAGGGAACCGACCATGACCACCGAACTGACCGTCTCCATCACCCTGGCCAGCGACGATCCGCGGGAGGTTTCCCGTTTCGAGGACATGCTGCGCAGCTGGCTCGACCATCAGCCGGGCGTGGCCGGGCTGGCCATCGCCGACCGCGGCAACGATCTGGCGACCGAGAACATCTGGCGCGCCGCCCGCAAGGCCACCTTCGGCCCGGCGCTGAAGAACCCCTTCGCGCCCTGACGGGCCGATTCCAGAAGCGATCAGCCCCTGAACAGGTGCGGGACCATCGCCCAATCCGGGCCGCCGCCAAGGCCAAGCCGCGGATCGGACAATTCCCGCACCCCCATGCCCAGGCATTTGTCGCCGACGATCCAGGCATGCAGGACGGCGCGGGTATCCTCCTCGCGGAAGCAGGACGGGGTTTCCAGCCACACCGCCCCATGGGCAGCCACGTCGCCGCCGATCTCCGGCCCGTCGTCGGCGATCACGGCGCCATGGTCGATAACGCGGGTCGGCGCACCGTCCAGCCCGTGGAAGGCCCGCACCGTCACCCTCTCCGCCCCGTCGATGCCGCTGGGGTCCAGGGCCGCGCGGCACAGATTGGGGTGGCGCGGATACAGCGAGGACAGCACCGCCAGCAGGCCGTGGTTCGACCACAGCCAGCACCACAGCGGTGACAGCACGCTCATGCCGCTGCTGCGCAGCCGCTGCAGGAACCCGTCGTCGGCCAGCCCGTCCCAGGGATAGAGCTTCGCCAGCCAGGAGATCGCCTGCCCCTCGTCGTCGATGAAGCGCCGGCCGTCCCAGGCGATGGAATGCAGCGGCAGCAGCCGGGTGTCGATGCCGGCCTCCGCCGCGGTGGCGGCCAGATAGACCAGTTCGCCCTCGCGCATCGGGTCGGGGGTGGCGCAGGTCGCATGCATGCGGCCTCGGCCGGGCACCCCCGCCGCCATCTCCTCCCACCGCTCGACCAGCGCCTCGTGCAGGCCGTTGAACTGGTTGGCGTCGGGGGCCATCGCCTCGCGCCAGTTGCGCTGGATGATGGAGGCGGCGAACAGCCCCTCGCCGGTGTCGTAGTTGCAGCCCAGCAGCTTGATGCTGTCGCGCCCGTCATAGGCCAGCGTCAGCCGGCCGGCGAGCCCGCCCGCCCGCTCGTTGCGCCGCCCGCCGGCCCAGTAATCGGCCCAGGACGCCTCCAGCATCCGCGCCAGATCGCCGCGGATGCCGAGTGCGGCGAACAGCTTGTGCTCCACCACATGGCGCACGGCGACGGCGATCATGCTGTGCAGTTCGTCCGCGACGCTTTCGATCAGATCGATCTGCGAGGCGCTGAACTCATAGACGGTGTCCTCCCGCCAGCCGGCACCGGCCGACATGGCGCGCACACCATAGGGATATTTGCGGAGACCCGGGCGCCAGTCGGCCCGCGGTTTCATCGTCGTCCTGCGCATGCCTGTTCCGATCCCCTGCGTATCAGGACCGGGAGGCCGGACGGCACGCGGCGGCGAAGGTCCGGCGCATGGAGGAGATGACGGGCGGCAGGCTGGTCAACTGTCCATTGGGCAACGCACTACTCCGGGGGAGGCCAATCCGAGGAAGACGCTGATGCTCGCGACGCAATTGCTGCGGCGCAAGCACGGCCTTGCGTATGTAACCCGCCCCGCCACGGCGCGCCAGCGCGCATCCGCGATAGCTCCCCCCGATCGGACGGGCAGCGGAAACGGAATGGACCGCCGCGACGCAGGGCCGCAGCGGTCCATTCCCGCAGTTTTCAAAATGGCAACTGGAAAAGCGCGATCAGACGAGACCGACCGAAGGACGCCGGGTGAGCGACCGCATCGCCCACAGCGCCAGACGGCCGCGCCGCGGCTTCATCACCACCGCCGGCCGGATCGGTGCCGCCGCAAGCGCAGGCACCAGAGCCGGCAAGTCGTCGCGCCCGCCGCTGCCGAGGCGCCGGATACGGCGGGCGGCCAGAACGATGCGCAGCACCTCTTCTTCGGACACGGCACGGCGGGCCAGGCCGGCGGCGAGGCTCGCCGCCTCGCACAGGGCCGCCCGTTCGGCCAAAAGCCCGGTCAGGCCCTTGGCAGCCGCCGTCAATGCAGCTTCATCGTAAAGGGCGAGGACAAGCGTCCTCAACCCGTGTTCCATCCGTGTGGACATGGCGGGCGCTCCGGAAAAAACGGAATGGCGTGCGGATCGGATGCCGGTGGATCGGCAGACGAGATTATCCGTGCGCGGCACCCGTTCGGCCATGCGCCCCAAGGTGGTAACACCGTGACCGCGGCTCCGTGATGCTGGAAAGCCACAGTCGGTAAACCGAAAAATTTCTGGATATGTCGGGAACAGTCCGCTCCGACTGGCGGGAAGAAATGGTGGAGCCAAGGAGGATCGAACTCCTGACCTCTACAATGCCATTGTAGCGCTCTCCCAGCTGAGCTATGGCCCCACTATATTTTCTTCTCTTAACCAACACTTTGGGTGTTGGTGCGCTTGGAGGGAGTCGAACCCCCACGGCCTTTCAGCCACTAGGACCTGAACCTAGCGCGTCTACCAGTTCCGCCACAAGCGCATCCCGCGTTTCTTGGGGTCACGCGGGGCGCTCTATGTACCCAGGCCGGCCGCCGCGCTCAAGAGGAAAATTGCAATCGCGCGAAAGTTTTTCCGGGGGTGGAGATGACGTGTGGATGTGTCGGCGCATTGCCCCCTCCCTTCCCATGCGGTCGCATGGGCCCCTTCCCTCCCCCGCCTTTGGCGGTGGAGGGACAGGAAGCGGCAGTCCCCTCTCCCGCCCAGCTCTCGCACAAAGCTACGCTTTGTGCTGACGCGGCAGGCGGACCGAAGGTCCGCTGAGAGCGGGGGAGGGCTAGGGAGGGGGCATAATGCGCGGCCCTACTCCGCCGGCTTGATCGCGTAGAAGCGATAAACCCGCACGCCGGCCTCGATGGCGGCAACGCGGCGGGCCCAGAGCTCGACCTCCTCCATCACCGCCAGCTTGGTGGGGACGTCGAGCTGGAACCTTTCCAGATGCTCGACCAGCCCCTGGATGGCTGACAGGATCAGGCCGCGGTGGGTGTCGGTGATGTCCTCGGCGATGCGGAGGTCGAGGTTGCGCTGGGCGAAGGCGTTGGCCATGCGGTCCTTGGGCCACAGGTTCGGCGTCAGCGGTTCCTTGTCGCACCAGGTCTGCACCGCCTTGGCGTCCATCACGTCCGCCTCGGCGATGTAGTCGGTGATCAGCAGATGGCCGCGCGGCTTCAGCGCCAGCTCCATCCCGTCGAACATCTGCTCCTTGTCGCGGACGAAGAACAGGCCTTCCTTGTAGACGATGGCGTCGACGCGCTTGGGATAGCCGAAATGCTCGGGGTTGAAGGTCTCGACCGGCGCCTTCTTCTCCAGCCCCAGCTTGAAGGAACGGACCATCCCTTCCTTCGCCAGCAGTTCCGACGCCTCCAGCCCGGTGACCCAGCAGCCGTATTTGCCGGCCATGGTGCGGCTGGTTCCGCCCAGCCCGGCGGCAAGGTCCAGAACGCTCATCGCCGGGTTCAAGCCCAGCGGCTTGACCAGATAGGGGATATGATCGGCGCCGCCGGGCGTGTTGAAGCCCTCGCCCCACATCTTCTCCGCCACCTCGATGCGGGTGGCCGTCCACAGCGGCTTGCCCCAGCGGTTCATGCCGGGACCGGGGCCGGGGCCGGAATTCGACGGCTGCTGCTCCGCCGGCGCCTGCTGCGGTTCGTCGCCCTTCCTGGTCTTCAGGCCCGACAGGTCATAGCCTTCCCACCAGGCGTAAAGCCGGGTCTTCAGGCTCGGTCCGTGCCCGGACGATCCGTTGTTGTCCGTCATCGCCGTCGTCCATCCCATCGGCCGATCGACGCCTCCGGCGCCGCCGGCATCATCCCGTTCGGCGCCACGCGGCGCATCATCCTTGCGGTTGTTCCGTGACACTGAAACACACCATCCGCAAGAATCCTTCCCGCCTCAGGTTAGACTGACGCTAATTGCATGCAAGTGGAAAAATTTCCCTGCTGTAACGCCGCCCTTGGGGCGTCAGCGCGCCGCCTTGGCCGGCGCCGGGCTCGAGTCCGGAAGGGAGGCCATGCGCGTGCCCGCCGCATTCAGCACCGGGGCGCAGGCGGCGGGCATCTTGCGGACCACCCGCGGTTCCGGCTTGTAGCCCAGCGGCCGCTCGATGGCGGGGGAGGCGCTGCTCAGCCAGGACATCAACTCGTCATCGCAGCCGTCGCCGTCGGGCGGGGCCGTCTGCTGCTCGCACAGCGGGCTGCCGGCCGGGCAGTTCAGGCGGATGTGCATATGGCCGTCATGGCCGTGCCAGGGCCGCAGCTTGTTCAGGAAAGCACGGTCGGACCAGTTGCGCTGACACATCGCCAGCTTGATCGCCGGGCTGACGAAGATGCGGGAAACCCGCGCGTCGCTGGCGGCGATCTGGACCATCTTCGCCTGCCGGTCCGACCAGTCCTCGGTCACGCGCATCCGGTCGTAATCGACATACTTGATCTCCTCCAGCCGCTCGCGACCGGCACGCCCCATCGGCGGCAGGTCCAGCCGCAGCCAGACATCGGCGTCCAGCCCGATCTGGTGGCTGGCATGCCCCGACGGCATCGGGCCGCCGCGCGCCTGCCCCATGTCACCGATCAGCGCGGTGCCCAGCCCGGCGAGCGCCACACGCTGGCCGAAATCACGGAGCATGTCGACCAGCACCGGATGGCCGTAGTTGCGCTTGCGCGACAGGCGGATGACCTGATAGCCGACCCCCTCCGGCGGCAGGGCGCGGGCGCCGGCGACACATCCCGCGGCATAACCGCCGATGGACTGCGCCGCCCCCAGCGACGGACCGGACACCGCGCCCCAGGCGACGCTGGTGGCATAGGCCGGGATCGGCGCCGGCTTCTTCTTCCGCTGCTTGGCGTCGGCACCACCGGACGCCAGCAGGGCGACAGCCAGCCCGGCGCACGCGACACCCCTGAAGGCACGCCCCCCGAAAGCGCGAAATCCCATATCCGTTCCCCGCATCGCCACCAGTACCGCCGTCGGCACCGCCCCCAAGCACCGTCACCGTTACGGCTATAGCGGAGTCGTGGTTAAGGAATGATGGAGGAGGCCTCCGGGCCGCACAACCGGACGGTCAGGCGCCGGTCCGGTCCATCCGGGGTGAGCCCCTTGGCCGAAGCTGCGGCTTGCGGCGCTCAGTCCAGCGTCTGGCGATAGCGTCTCAGCGCCACCACCGTCACCACCGTCAGGAACAGGAGAAGCGCCAGCACCTCCGCCGCGATCTCCGCCAGCCCGTTCCCCTTCAGCAGGATGCCGCGGACGATGCGCAGGAAATGGGTCAGCGGCAGCAACTCCCCCACCGCCTGCGCCCAGCCGGGCATGCCGCGGAACGGAAACATGAAGCCCGACAGCAGCATCGACGGCAGGAAGAAGAAGAAGGACATCTGCATCGCCTGCAGCTGATTGCGCGCCAGCGTGGAAAAGGTGAAGCCGACGGCGAGGTTGGCGGCGATGAAGAGAATCAGCACGGCGGACAGCAGGCCGAGGCTGCCGACGATCGGCACGTCGAACATCAGCCGCGCCGCCACCACGATCAGCAGCACCTGGACATAGCCGACGGCGACGAAGGGCACGATCTTGCCCAGCATCACCTCGAACGGGCGCACCGGCATGGCCAGCAGGTTCTCCATGGTCCCGCGCTCCCGCTCGCGGGTGACGGCCAGGGCCGTCATCATCACCATGGTCATGGTCAGCACCACGCCCATCAGGCCGGGCACGACATTGTATTGGGTGATGCCCTCCGGGTTGTAGCGGCGGTGGATACGCAGTTCCACCGGGTCCGGCCCGGCGCGCAAGCCCGTCAGCGGTCCGGTCAGGTCGGGGTTCAGCGCCTGCCGGGCGATGGTGGACAGGGCCGACAGCGCGTTGCCGGTCGCTGCCGGATCGGTCGCATCCGCCTCCACCAGCAGAACCGGGCGGGTGCCGCGCTGCAGGTCGCGGGCGAAGCCGGTGGGAATGGTGACGGCGAATTGCACCTCCCCCTCCGCCAGCAGCCGGTCGATCTCGGCCTCCGACGACGCGGTCCGGGTGATGGCGAAATAGCGGGAGTTCTCCATCGCCGCGACGAGCGTGCGGGCGAAGGGGCTGGAATCGGCGACCAGCACCGCCGTCGGCAGCGCCTTGGGGTCGGAGTTGATGGCGAAGCCGAACAGGATCAGTTGCAGGATCGGCACCCCCACCATCATGGCGAAGGTCAGCCGGTCGCGCCGCATCTGGATGAATTCCTTCACCATCACCGCCATCAGACGGCCCGCCGATATCCGCGCCATCGCACCGCCCCGCCGGTTGGGTGTGGGAGAGAGGGTAGCGCGGTCGAGTGAAGGCGTCGATGCCCCCTCCCTTCCCATGCTCCGCATGGCCCCCTTCCCTCCCCCGCCCTCGGCCGACCAATGGCCGGTCCGATCGCGGTAGAGGGAGTGATTTGAACCCGGCGGCAGTCCCCTCTCCCGCCCAGCGGGGGAGGGTTAGGGAGGGGGCATCGGAGCCGACAGCCCCCTACAGTGCCAAATCCGCCCGGTCGAACTGCAGCGCCGCCAGCCTTGCATAGAGTCCGCCCTGCGCCACCAGTTCGGCATGGGTGCCGGTCTCCACCACGCGGCCCTTGTCCATCACCACGATGCGGTCGGCGTTGAGCACCGTCGCCAGCCGGTGGGCGACGATCAGGGTGGTGCGGCCATGCATCAGCCGGTCGAGCGCGTCCTGCACCATCCGCTCGCTCTCGGCATCGAGCGCGCTGGTCGCCTCGTCCAGCAGCAGGACCGGCGGGTCGCGCAGGATGGCGCGGGCGATGGCGAGGCGCTGGCGCTGGCCGCCCGACAGCCGCACGCCCTTCTCGCCCAGGAAGGTGCCGAGCCCCTCCGGCAGAGCGTCGAGAAAGTCCAGCGCATGGGCGGCCTCGGCGGCGGCGCGCACCTCGGCGTCCGACGCGTCGGGGCGGCCGTAGCGGATGTTCTCCCAGGCATTGGCGGAGAAGACCACCGGGTCCTGCGCCACGAGGCCCAGCCGGCGCCGCACCGCCACCGGATCGGCATCGCGGAGTTCGACGCCATCGAGTCGCACCGAACCGGCCTGCGGGTCGTAATAGCGCAGCAGAAGCTGGAACACCGTCGACTTGCCGGCCCCCGACGGGCCGACCAGCGCCACCCGCTCGCCCGGCCTCACGTCCAGCGAAAAGCCCTCCAGCGCTGCCCAGTCGGGGCGCGAGGGGTAATGGAAGCGGACGGCGTCGAAGGACAGCGCCCCCGCCGCCGGGCTGGGCAGCGGCTTGGGCGCGGGCGGCGGGCGGATGTCCGACTCGATGGCCAGCAGGCCGAACAGCCGCTCGGTCGCACCGGCGGCGCGCTGCAGGTCGCCGATCACCTCGCTGATGGCGCCGACCGAACCGGCCACCACCACCGAATAGATGACGAAGGCCGACAGCTCGCCCGGCGTCAGCCGCCCGGCCACCACGTCATGGCCGCCGATCCACAGGATGATGCCGACAGCGCCGAACACCAGGACGATGACGATCACCGTCATCAGCGCCCGCACCCGAACGCGGCGGATGGCGACGTCGAACGCCTCCTCCACCCGCTTGCCGAACAGAGCGCGGTCGATGGCCTCGTGGGTGTAGGCCTGGACCGTGCGGATGGCGGCCAGCGTCTCCTCGACGAAGGATCCCACATCGGCGATGCGGTCCTGGCTGTCGCGCGACAGCTTGCGCACCCGGCGACCGAAGAACACGATGGGCGCGACCACCAGCGGAACCACCAGCGCCACCAGCCCGGTCAGCTTGGGCGAGGTGATCAGCAGCATGCCGGTGCCGCCCAGGAACAGCAGGGTGTTGCGCAGGGCGATGGAGGCCGACGACCCGACCACCACCTGCAGCAACGTGGTGTCGGTGGTCAGGCGCGACAGGATCTCGCCGGTCTTGGTCGTTTCGAAGAAGCCCGGCGACAGGGTCAGCACATGGTCGTAGACGGCGCGCCGGATGTCGGCAACCACCCGCTCGCCGATCCAGCTGACCAGATAGAAGCGCCCATAGGTGGAGGCCGCCATCAGCGCGATCACCCCCAGCAGCACCAGCAGCGCCCGGTCGAGCAGCGAGGTGTCGCCGCCGGCAAAGCCCTGATCGATCAGCACCCGCATGCCCTGGCCCAGCCCCAGCACGGTGCCGGCCGCCACCGTCAGCGCCACCATCGCACCCAGGATGCGCCATTTGTAAGGAAGCAGGAACGGCACCAGCCGGCGCAGGGGCGACAGATCGCGACGACGCTCCATCGCCTTCGGATCGACGGACTCGGAGGATTGGGACACGGAGGGAACCGGGCTGCTTGGAAGGGTGGTTGCCATATAGCAATGCGGCCGTGACGCGGCAAGCAGCCCGCCCCCGTCGGGCCCCGGCCAAGCCCCGCTTTCAGGATCGGACCGGCGCGGTTGGCCGGCGCCAGGACGGCCGGCGGGCGATGGTCAAGGCCCGAAGCACCCATTCGACTGGACCATAGGCGAAGCGTCCCAGCCACCAGCGGCTCCAGACGAGCTGTGCCGCGAACAGCGACAGGGCAATCCCGCAACAGGCCGCCGGCGGCAGCCGCCCAATCAGGCCGGCGCCATAGCCGGTGAACAGCAGGGCGCAGACCAGCGACTGGCTCAGATAATTGGTAAGGGCCATCCTGCCGGCCGGCGCCAGCCATCCAGCGACGATCCGCCCCCTTTCCGTCTGGAAACCGAGCAGAATCGCCGTGCCATAGGCAGCGCTCAGCATCGGCGCCGTCAGCAAGCTCACCCCCAGCCCGATAGCCTCGCCCCCGGCGTCTCCCACACTGC is part of the Azospirillum lipoferum 4B genome and encodes:
- the mepA gene encoding penicillin-insensitive murein endopeptidase — its product is MGFRAFGGRAFRGVACAGLAVALLASGGADAKQRKKKPAPIPAYATSVAWGAVSGPSLGAAQSIGGYAAGCVAGARALPPEGVGYQVIRLSRKRNYGHPVLVDMLRDFGQRVALAGLGTALIGDMGQARGGPMPSGHASHQIGLDADVWLRLDLPPMGRAGRERLEEIKYVDYDRMRVTEDWSDRQAKMVQIAASDARVSRIFVSPAIKLAMCQRNWSDRAFLNKLRPWHGHDGHMHIRLNCPAGSPLCEQQTAPPDGDGCDDELMSWLSSASPAIERPLGYKPEPRVVRKMPAACAPVLNAAGTRMASLPDSSPAPAKAAR
- a CDS encoding methyltransferase domain-containing protein, encoding MTDNNGSSGHGPSLKTRLYAWWEGYDLSGLKTRKGDEPQQAPAEQQPSNSGPGPGPGMNRWGKPLWTATRIEVAEKMWGEGFNTPGGADHIPYLVKPLGLNPAMSVLDLAAGLGGTSRTMAGKYGCWVTGLEASELLAKEGMVRSFKLGLEKKAPVETFNPEHFGYPKRVDAIVYKEGLFFVRDKEQMFDGMELALKPRGHLLITDYIAEADVMDAKAVQTWCDKEPLTPNLWPKDRMANAFAQRNLDLRIAEDITDTHRGLILSAIQGLVEHLERFQLDVPTKLAVMEEVELWARRVAAIEAGVRVYRFYAIKPAE
- a CDS encoding glutathionylspermidine synthase family protein encodes the protein MRRTTMKPRADWRPGLRKYPYGVRAMSAGAGWREDTVYEFSASQIDLIESVADELHSMIAVAVRHVVEHKLFAALGIRGDLARMLEASWADYWAGGRRNERAGGLAGRLTLAYDGRDSIKLLGCNYDTGEGLFAASIIQRNWREAMAPDANQFNGLHEALVERWEEMAAGVPGRGRMHATCATPDPMREGELVYLAATAAEAGIDTRLLPLHSIAWDGRRFIDDEGQAISWLAKLYPWDGLADDGFLQRLRSSGMSVLSPLWCWLWSNHGLLAVLSSLYPRHPNLCRAALDPSGIDGAERVTVRAFHGLDGAPTRVIDHGAVIADDGPEIGGDVAAHGAVWLETPSCFREEDTRAVLHAWIVGDKCLGMGVRELSDPRLGLGGGPDWAMVPHLFRG
- a CDS encoding ABC transporter permease, with the protein product MARISAGRLMAVMVKEFIQMRRDRLTFAMMVGVPILQLILFGFAINSDPKALPTAVLVADSSPFARTLVAAMENSRYFAITRTASSEAEIDRLLAEGEVQFAVTIPTGFARDLQRGTRPVLLVEADATDPAATGNALSALSTIARQALNPDLTGPLTGLRAGPDPVELRIHRRYNPEGITQYNVVPGLMGVVLTMTMVMMTALAVTRERERGTMENLLAMPVRPFEVMLGKIVPFVAVGYVQVLLIVVAARLMFDVPIVGSLGLLSAVLILFIAANLAVGFTFSTLARNQLQAMQMSFFFFLPSMLLSGFMFPFRGMPGWAQAVGELLPLTHFLRIVRGILLKGNGLAEIAAEVLALLLFLTVVTVVALRRYRQTLD
- the phaR gene encoding polyhydroxyalkanoate synthesis repressor PhaR, producing the protein MADKEDQKSAPITIKKYANRRLYNTATSSYVTLDHLCQMVKDGLDFVVYDAKTGEDITRSVLTQIIVEEESKGQNLLPISFLRQLIGFYGDNMQSVVPRYLEYSMQAFSRNQEQMRDYFQNTLGGMFPFGRLDEVSKQNMAMFERAMRMFTPFGVAGASDDVAGQRPAAQPGPAPTAPAAGATFDELQKQIDELQKQIASIAKPAGKTDAK
- a CDS encoding ABC transporter transmembrane domain-containing protein, with product MERRRDLSPLRRLVPFLLPYKWRILGAMVALTVAAGTVLGLGQGMRVLIDQGFAGGDTSLLDRALLVLLGVIALMAASTYGRFYLVSWIGERVVADIRRAVYDHVLTLSPGFFETTKTGEILSRLTTDTTLLQVVVGSSASIALRNTLLFLGGTGMLLITSPKLTGLVALVVPLVVAPIVFFGRRVRKLSRDSQDRIADVGSFVEETLAAIRTVQAYTHEAIDRALFGKRVEEAFDVAIRRVRVRALMTVIVIVLVFGAVGIILWIGGHDVVAGRLTPGELSAFVIYSVVVAGSVGAISEVIGDLQRAAGATERLFGLLAIESDIRPPPAPKPLPSPAAGALSFDAVRFHYPSRPDWAALEGFSLDVRPGERVALVGPSGAGKSTVFQLLLRYYDPQAGSVRLDGVELRDADPVAVRRRLGLVAQDPVVFSANAWENIRYGRPDASDAEVRAAAEAAHALDFLDALPEGLGTFLGEKGVRLSGGQRQRLAIARAILRDPPVLLLDEATSALDAESERMVQDALDRLMHGRTTLIVAHRLATVLNADRIVVMDKGRVVETGTHAELVAQGGLYARLAALQFDRADLAL